From Arcobacter arenosus:
TCCAAAAGCTATAAAAGCAGTTCCTGGATATGGCCTTGAAATTCCTATCTGGCTTTTAGGTTCTAGTACTTTTAGTGCTAAACTAGCGGCACAAAAAGGTTTACCCTTTGCCTTTGCTTCACATTTTGCACCTGATTTAATGGAAGATGCAATTAAAGAATATAAAGAAAATTTTCAAGCATCAAAACAATTACAAGAGCCATATATAATCATTTGTATAAATGCAATTTGTGCTTCTACACAAGAGGAAGCTGAGTATTTAGCAACAACTGAATTACAGAAATTTTTGTATATGTACAGAGGCGAAAATAGGTTAGTTGCAAAACCAACAAATAATATGGATAGTTTATGGAAAGATTGGGAGAAAGAGGGAATTCTAAAAAAATTAAGAGAATCTATTTGGGGAACACCTGAATATATAAAAGAAAAACTTGAGTCTTTAATTGAAAGAACAGGGGCCAATGAGATTATGATAAATTCATGGATTCATGACCCAAATAAAAGAATTCACTCTTACGAACTTATTTCAAAAATTTGGGGATTATAATTATGCTATTGATTGTTCCCTTAAATACTGTGCATGAGCTTTAGGAGACATCCCAAACATTCTTGAATATTCTCTACTAAATTGAGAAGGGCTTTCATATCCAACCTCAAAGGCTACTTGTGAAGCTTCAATATTTTGATTTAAAAGCATTAATTTAGCTTCTTCAAGTCTAATCTTTTTTTGAAATTGAATAGGAGTCATCGATGTAATTGTTTTAAAATTATCATATAAAGAGGATTCACTCATATCAATAAATCTTGCCAACTCTTTAACATTTAGTTTTTCATTAA
This genomic window contains:
- a CDS encoding LLM class flavin-dependent oxidoreductase; its protein translation is MSMKNIPLSVLDLVPIGEGFSISDAMRNSTKLAQAVEQFGYERYWIAEHHNFINIASAATSVLLSHIGANTKKIRIGSGGIMLPNHAPLVIAEQFGTLESLYPNRIDLGLGRAPGTDQRTAMALRKDKNDGSDFPLMLNHLQYYLSNEGGPKAIKAVPGYGLEIPIWLLGSSTFSAKLAAQKGLPFAFASHFAPDLMEDAIKEYKENFQASKQLQEPYIIICINAICASTQEEAEYLATTELQKFLYMYRGENRLVAKPTNNMDSLWKDWEKEGILKKLRESIWGTPEYIKEKLESLIERTGANEIMINSWIHDPNKRIHSYELISKIWGL